One Anas platyrhynchos isolate ZD024472 breed Pekin duck chromosome 10, IASCAAS_PekinDuck_T2T, whole genome shotgun sequence genomic window carries:
- the FAAH2 gene encoding fatty-acid amide hydrolase 2 isoform X2 — protein sequence MALSRAERCLALLLRLLSRACLALLGLAAPSPPRSVPPPRRSLLLLPACQLAKKLRQREVTCVEVVEAYIERIKEVNPLINAVVKDRFEEALQEARQVDKLLAEGPGDDYLEEKFPFLGVPITVKEAFSLHGMPNTSGLVNRRDVIATCDATVVSRLKQAGAIPLGVTNCSELCMWYESSNRVYGRTNNPYDLQRIVGGSSGGEGGVLAAACSVIGVGSDIGGSIRMPAFFNGVFGHKPTTGVVPNDGQFPIAQGVRTSFLCTGPMCRYAEDLEPMLRVMAGPGVHKLKLNEKVSLEKIRFFCMDHDGGSVFVSPVDKEILQAQKKVVEYLERDLGVQVQRVSVHKMKYSFQIWSAMMSSKDSDGQDAQLFTDLLGDHGKPVWPLWELMKWLVGMSSHTLPAIALGLTEKLVKLNRGANAKLVSMGKSLQAEMESLLGPDGVLLYPSHPTVAPRHHSPLCMPFNFAYTAIFNVLGLPVTQCPLGLSSEGLPLGIQLVAASYNDHLTLAVARYLEEAFGGWVLPGKA from the exons ATGGCGCTGTCTCGCGCCGAGCGCTGCCTGGCGCTGCTTCTGCGGCTGCTGTCCCGAGCCTGCCTggcgctgctggggctggccgCCCCCTCGCCGCCCcgctccgtgccccccccgcgccgctcgctgctgctgctgccagcctgccaGCTGGCCAAGAAGCTCCGGCAGAGGGAG gTGACGTGCGTGGAGGTGGTGGAAGCCTACATCGAGAGGATCAAGGAGGTGAACCCGCTGATCAACGCCGTCGTCAAGGACAG GTTCGaggaggctctgcaggaagcCCGGCAGGTGGACAAGCTGCTGGCAGAAGGTCCCGGCGATGACTACCTGGAGGAGAAGTTCCCCTTCCTGGGGGTGCCCATCACTGTCAAGGAGGCCTTCTCGTTGCACG GGATGCCCAACACCTCTGGCCTGGTCAACCGCCGCGATGTCATCGCCACCTGCGATGCCACCGTGGTTTCACGGCTGAAGCAAGCCGGCGCCATCCCGCTGGGGGTGACCAACTGCAGCGAGCTGTGCATGTGGTACGAGTCCAGCAACAGGGTCTACGGCCGGACCAACAACCCCTATGACCTGCAGAGGATCGTGGGGGGCAGCTCAG GAGGGGAGGGTGGCGTCCTTGCAGCCGCCTGCTCGGTGATAGGTGTGGGCTCCGACATCGGCGGCAGCATCCGGATGCCGGCTTTCTTCAACGGCGTCTTTGGCCATAAACCCACCACAG GAGTGGTCCCCAACGACGGGCAGTTCCCCATCGCACAGGGGGTGCGCACCAGCTTCCTCTGCACCGGGCCCATGTGCCGCTACGCCGAGGACCTGGAGCCGATGCTGCGGGTCATGGCTGGCCCCGGAGTCCACAA GCTGAAGCTGAACGAAAAGGTGTCTCTGGAGAAAATCAGGTTTTTCTGCATGGATCATGACGGCGGCTCCGTTTTTGTGTCGCCTGTGGACAAGGAGATCCTGCAGGCCCAGAAGAAG GTGGTGGAGTACCTCGAACGCGATCTGGGGGTGCAGGTGCAGCGCGTGTCCGTCCACAAGATGAAGTACTCCTTCCAGATCTGGTCGGCTATGATGTCTTCCAAGGACAGCGACGGGCAG gATGCGCAGCTCTTCACGGACCTGCTCGGGGATCACGGGAAGCCGGTGTGGCCGCTGTGGGAGCTGATGAAGTGGCTGGTGGGGATGTCTTCTCACACCCTCCCGGCCATTG ccctggggctgacGGAGAAGCTGGTGAAACTCAACCGTGGCGCTAACGCCAAGCTGGTGAGCATGGGGAAGAGCCTGCAGGCTGAGATGGAGAGCTTGCTGGGGCCAGACGGAGTGCTCCTCtacccatcccaccccaccgtGGCTCCACGGCACCACTCCCCGCTGTGCATGCCCTTCAACTTCGCCTACACAG CCATCTTCAACGTCCTGGGCTTGCCCGTCACGCAGTGCCCACTGGGTTTGAGCAGCGAGGGCTTGCCACTGGGCATCCAGCTGGTGGCTGCATCCTACAACGACCACCTGACGCTGGCAGTGGCCCGCTACCTGGAGGAGGCCTTCGGAGGATGGGTGCTGCCTGGCAAAGCTTAG
- the FAAH2 gene encoding fatty-acid amide hydrolase 2 isoform X1: MALSRAERCLALLLRLLSRACLALLGLAAPSPPRSVPPPRRSLLLLPACQLAKKLRQREVGTPGCWVTCVEVVEAYIERIKEVNPLINAVVKDRFEEALQEARQVDKLLAEGPGDDYLEEKFPFLGVPITVKEAFSLHGMPNTSGLVNRRDVIATCDATVVSRLKQAGAIPLGVTNCSELCMWYESSNRVYGRTNNPYDLQRIVGGSSGGEGGVLAAACSVIGVGSDIGGSIRMPAFFNGVFGHKPTTGVVPNDGQFPIAQGVRTSFLCTGPMCRYAEDLEPMLRVMAGPGVHKLKLNEKVSLEKIRFFCMDHDGGSVFVSPVDKEILQAQKKVVEYLERDLGVQVQRVSVHKMKYSFQIWSAMMSSKDSDGQDAQLFTDLLGDHGKPVWPLWELMKWLVGMSSHTLPAIALGLTEKLVKLNRGANAKLVSMGKSLQAEMESLLGPDGVLLYPSHPTVAPRHHSPLCMPFNFAYTAIFNVLGLPVTQCPLGLSSEGLPLGIQLVAASYNDHLTLAVARYLEEAFGGWVLPGKA; this comes from the exons ATGGCGCTGTCTCGCGCCGAGCGCTGCCTGGCGCTGCTTCTGCGGCTGCTGTCCCGAGCCTGCCTggcgctgctggggctggccgCCCCCTCGCCGCCCcgctccgtgccccccccgcgccgctcgctgctgctgctgccagcctgccaGCTGGCCAAGAAGCTCCGGCAGAGGGAGgtgggcaccccggggtgctgg gTGACGTGCGTGGAGGTGGTGGAAGCCTACATCGAGAGGATCAAGGAGGTGAACCCGCTGATCAACGCCGTCGTCAAGGACAG GTTCGaggaggctctgcaggaagcCCGGCAGGTGGACAAGCTGCTGGCAGAAGGTCCCGGCGATGACTACCTGGAGGAGAAGTTCCCCTTCCTGGGGGTGCCCATCACTGTCAAGGAGGCCTTCTCGTTGCACG GGATGCCCAACACCTCTGGCCTGGTCAACCGCCGCGATGTCATCGCCACCTGCGATGCCACCGTGGTTTCACGGCTGAAGCAAGCCGGCGCCATCCCGCTGGGGGTGACCAACTGCAGCGAGCTGTGCATGTGGTACGAGTCCAGCAACAGGGTCTACGGCCGGACCAACAACCCCTATGACCTGCAGAGGATCGTGGGGGGCAGCTCAG GAGGGGAGGGTGGCGTCCTTGCAGCCGCCTGCTCGGTGATAGGTGTGGGCTCCGACATCGGCGGCAGCATCCGGATGCCGGCTTTCTTCAACGGCGTCTTTGGCCATAAACCCACCACAG GAGTGGTCCCCAACGACGGGCAGTTCCCCATCGCACAGGGGGTGCGCACCAGCTTCCTCTGCACCGGGCCCATGTGCCGCTACGCCGAGGACCTGGAGCCGATGCTGCGGGTCATGGCTGGCCCCGGAGTCCACAA GCTGAAGCTGAACGAAAAGGTGTCTCTGGAGAAAATCAGGTTTTTCTGCATGGATCATGACGGCGGCTCCGTTTTTGTGTCGCCTGTGGACAAGGAGATCCTGCAGGCCCAGAAGAAG GTGGTGGAGTACCTCGAACGCGATCTGGGGGTGCAGGTGCAGCGCGTGTCCGTCCACAAGATGAAGTACTCCTTCCAGATCTGGTCGGCTATGATGTCTTCCAAGGACAGCGACGGGCAG gATGCGCAGCTCTTCACGGACCTGCTCGGGGATCACGGGAAGCCGGTGTGGCCGCTGTGGGAGCTGATGAAGTGGCTGGTGGGGATGTCTTCTCACACCCTCCCGGCCATTG ccctggggctgacGGAGAAGCTGGTGAAACTCAACCGTGGCGCTAACGCCAAGCTGGTGAGCATGGGGAAGAGCCTGCAGGCTGAGATGGAGAGCTTGCTGGGGCCAGACGGAGTGCTCCTCtacccatcccaccccaccgtGGCTCCACGGCACCACTCCCCGCTGTGCATGCCCTTCAACTTCGCCTACACAG CCATCTTCAACGTCCTGGGCTTGCCCGTCACGCAGTGCCCACTGGGTTTGAGCAGCGAGGGCTTGCCACTGGGCATCCAGCTGGTGGCTGCATCCTACAACGACCACCTGACGCTGGCAGTGGCCCGCTACCTGGAGGAGGCCTTCGGAGGATGGGTGCTGCCTGGCAAAGCTTAG